The [Eubacterium] siraeum genome contains a region encoding:
- the dnaA gene encoding chromosomal replication initiator protein DnaA, which translates to MSFYNSFEEIFQEMKKRLTLTPTAMKLWIEPLKPLKLNNNHVMLYVESQFSKDMTMANFKTVMEEAFSDLLGFDVEVEILCSEDLTVEQKLKYGIESYADSSPKELQKELDDDDIVKTRLKNSELASNYQHTFDTFIVGDNNKLAYAACKAVVQEPSTRYNPLYIYSEPGLGKTHLLSAVKSEMEKLHPDMNIIYTTADTFTDDYVSNLRTKSNLEAFKQKYRSCDLLLIDDIQFMANKSETQQELFHTFNSLYNQNKQIIFTSDRPPKELNGIEQRLISRFEQGLLADIAPPEYETRIAIIKRKAELYGMNLPDSIVDFLADKLKTNIRQLEGAITKINALTLVTGSTPTLNMAQQVVRDIQSNHEPIPLTVEKIIAEVGKIYSVTPEDMRSQKRSSQISTARQVAIYVVNRITGLSYSNIGVEFGNRDHSTIVYAINKVKSTIKKDPTFKGMVDDMIKNLGNNA; encoded by the coding sequence ATGAGCTTTTATAATTCCTTCGAGGAAATTTTTCAGGAGATGAAAAAGAGACTTACTCTTACTCCTACCGCCATGAAATTGTGGATTGAGCCGTTAAAGCCGCTCAAACTCAATAACAATCACGTTATGCTCTATGTTGAGAGCCAGTTCTCAAAAGACATGACTATGGCTAATTTCAAAACCGTAATGGAAGAAGCGTTCAGCGATCTTTTAGGCTTTGACGTTGAAGTAGAGATTCTTTGCTCTGAGGACCTTACAGTAGAGCAGAAGCTGAAATACGGTATTGAATCATATGCCGATTCATCACCGAAAGAGCTTCAGAAAGAGCTTGACGATGACGATATTGTAAAGACCCGCCTTAAGAACAGCGAGCTTGCAAGCAATTATCAGCATACCTTTGACACTTTTATAGTTGGCGATAACAATAAGCTTGCGTATGCAGCCTGCAAGGCGGTAGTACAGGAGCCCAGCACTCGCTATAACCCTCTTTATATCTACAGTGAGCCGGGACTCGGAAAAACACACCTTCTTTCCGCAGTTAAAAGCGAAATGGAAAAGCTCCACCCCGATATGAATATCATATATACTACAGCCGACACATTCACAGATGACTATGTAAGCAATCTGCGTACAAAGAGCAATCTTGAAGCGTTCAAGCAGAAGTACCGCAGCTGCGACCTGCTTTTAATAGACGATATTCAGTTTATGGCAAATAAAAGCGAAACTCAGCAGGAGCTGTTCCACACCTTCAACAGCCTCTATAATCAGAACAAGCAGATCATATTCACCTCGGATAGACCGCCCAAAGAGCTGAACGGTATTGAACAGAGATTGATAAGCCGTTTCGAGCAGGGCTTGCTTGCGGACATCGCACCGCCGGAATATGAAACAAGAATTGCAATAATCAAGCGTAAGGCTGAGCTTTACGGAATGAATCTTCCCGACAGCATTGTGGATTTTCTTGCGGACAAGCTCAAGACAAACATAAGACAGCTTGAAGGAGCAATTACCAAGATAAACGCACTGACGCTTGTTACAGGCTCTACGCCCACGCTCAATATGGCTCAGCAGGTAGTCCGTGATATACAGTCAAACCACGAGCCTATTCCGTTGACAGTAGAAAAGATAATTGCCGAGGTCGGAAAGATATACAGCGTTACCCCTGAGGATATGCGTTCGCAGAAACGTTCTTCACAGATAAGCACCGCAAGACAGGTAGCTATCTATGTGGTAAACAGAATCACCGGACTTTCCTATTCAAATATAGGAGTAGAATTCGGCAACAGAGATCATTCCACAATTGTTTATGCTATAAATAAAGTAAAATCCACCATTAAAAAGGACCCGACATTCAAAGGTATGGTGGACGATATGATAAAAAATCTCGGTAACAATGCGTGA
- the dnaN gene encoding DNA polymerase III subunit beta → MIKFSVQKNDILDALTTTAKAASTKSVISALEGIHLSLTGNQLTVTGYDLELGIKSTIDVEGESDGVLVLNSRLICDIVRKMPSGVIRFDEYEPLKLNLMCEDITYSIMGINSEEYPVLPELSRGESFEISEPLLKSVIGQTLYAVATIDTKPVLMGSKFEIKNNELNVISVDGIRIAIRKESLLHEDFDFVVPAKTLSELLRLLSDDESKIATVSVDRNQGIFSIDKYTVFSRLLEGDFFNYTKIIGMPSNIEAVVNVRELMECVDRTLLLLNDKIKSPVDFTFSDNTLRVFCETAIGKLDQKIKCDYSGEEFRISFNSRYILDALKNTYCDKVKFLFVQNTALKIVPLEGDSFTFIVSPVRRR, encoded by the coding sequence ATGATAAAATTCAGTGTACAGAAAAATGACATCTTAGATGCTCTGACCACAACAGCCAAGGCAGCCTCGACAAAATCAGTCATATCGGCTCTTGAAGGAATTCATCTGAGCCTTACGGGAAATCAGCTTACAGTTACCGGTTACGATCTGGAGCTGGGTATTAAATCCACTATTGATGTAGAAGGAGAATCGGACGGAGTTCTTGTACTTAATTCACGTCTTATCTGTGATATAGTAAGAAAGATGCCCAGCGGAGTTATCCGTTTTGACGAATACGAGCCGCTTAAGTTAAATCTTATGTGCGAGGATATCACCTATTCTATAATGGGTATCAACAGTGAAGAATATCCCGTACTTCCCGAGCTTTCAAGAGGAGAGAGCTTTGAAATAAGCGAGCCTCTTTTAAAAAGCGTAATAGGACAGACTCTTTATGCCGTTGCCACTATTGACACAAAGCCCGTTCTTATGGGATCAAAATTTGAGATCAAGAATAATGAACTTAATGTAATATCCGTTGACGGTATAAGAATAGCTATAAGAAAAGAAAGCCTTTTACACGAAGATTTCGACTTTGTAGTACCGGCTAAGACCTTATCCGAGCTTTTACGACTGCTCAGCGATGATGAAAGCAAGATAGCAACCGTTTCAGTAGACAGAAACCAGGGTATATTCAGCATAGATAAATATACCGTTTTCTCACGTCTGCTTGAAGGCGATTTCTTCAATTATACAAAGATAATAGGAATGCCTTCAAATATCGAGGCTGTAGTAAACGTAAGAGAGCTTATGGAATGTGTTGACAGAACACTTCTGCTTCTTAATGATAAGATAAAATCACCTGTTGACTTCACATTCAGCGACAATACGCTTAGAGTATTCTGTGAAACCGCTATAGGAAAGCTGGATCAGAAGATAAAGTGTGATTACAGCGGCGAGGAGTTCAGAATCTCGTTCAACAGCAGATATATACTTGACGCTCTGAAGAATACTTATTGCGATAAGGTAAAATTCCTGTTCGTACAGAATACAGCGCTTAAAATAGTTCCGCTTGAGGGCGACAGCTTTACATTTATTGTAAGCCCTGTAAGACGTCGATAA
- a CDS encoding RNA-binding S4 domain-containing protein gives MCINVNVKPPFIKLEQFLKFSGACETGGEAKNAIQGGYVHVNGEICTMRGKKIADGDIVELDEQQYKCCMR, from the coding sequence ATGTGTATAAATGTAAATGTTAAACCTCCTTTTATCAAGCTGGAACAGTTTCTTAAGTTCAGCGGAGCCTGTGAAACAGGCGGAGAAGCCAAAAATGCCATTCAGGGCGGATATGTTCATGTAAACGGTGAAATATGCACAATGCGTGGTAAGAAGATAGCAGACGGTGATATTGTAGAGCTTGACGAACAGCAGTATAAGTGCTGTATGAGATAA
- a CDS encoding DNA replication/repair protein RecF → MQIKRLYVKNFRNIREQEFCFHENVNVLCGNNAQGKTNLCEAISLCMGPSFRTSRQSSYIPFSLDNSKEKCVIKMWFTTSFNTDSENLIEFTICNNKKEIKYNGLAIKSALELYGVLKYVVFIPEHLNLIKGVPECRREYLDSVAMMQTPVHLKKLSRYNKALKNKNNLLFGINFGDDLSVIRPQIESWNSVLAAEGLNVTYGRLKYFSLLETIASQLYNELSGGEELKLKYYSSIFDSTELKCEEINGLYNEYLERLNSSFQRELKMRYTVLGVHRDDMNLYIDNNDVKEFGSQGQQRSTALALKLAEAEIIRQKDETPIMILDDVLSELDAGRQRFVLNHIINSQVFITCCNINDVKELKNGKVWKVENGIFTEE, encoded by the coding sequence ATGCAGATAAAACGACTTTATGTAAAGAATTTCAGGAATATAAGGGAGCAGGAATTTTGCTTTCACGAGAATGTAAACGTCCTTTGCGGAAACAACGCACAGGGCAAGACTAATCTCTGTGAGGCTATTTCTCTTTGTATGGGACCGTCGTTCCGTACCTCAAGGCAAAGCTCTTATATTCCTTTTTCTTTGGATAATTCAAAGGAAAAGTGCGTTATCAAAATGTGGTTTACCACTTCGTTTAATACAGATAGTGAAAATTTGATAGAATTTACTATTTGTAATAATAAAAAAGAGATAAAATACAACGGGCTTGCTATAAAATCTGCTTTAGAATTATACGGCGTGTTAAAATATGTGGTTTTTATACCGGAACACTTAAATCTCATCAAGGGTGTACCCGAATGCAGACGTGAATATCTCGACAGCGTAGCTATGATGCAGACTCCCGTACATTTAAAAAAGCTTTCACGATATAACAAAGCGTTAAAAAACAAAAACAATTTACTGTTCGGAATAAATTTTGGTGATGATCTGTCTGTGATAAGACCGCAGATAGAGAGCTGGAACAGCGTTTTAGCGGCTGAGGGGCTTAATGTCACCTATGGCAGACTCAAGTATTTCTCACTGCTTGAAACTATTGCTTCACAGCTTTATAACGAGCTTTCCGGTGGCGAAGAGCTTAAGCTTAAGTACTATTCAAGCATATTTGACAGCACTGAACTTAAATGTGAGGAGATAAACGGTCTTTATAACGAATATCTGGAGCGGCTTAACAGCAGCTTTCAGCGTGAGCTGAAGATGCGTTATACGGTGCTTGGTGTGCATCGTGACGATATGAATCTTTATATTGATAATAACGATGTAAAGGAGTTCGGAAGTCAGGGACAGCAGAGAAGCACCGCTCTTGCGTTAAAACTTGCCGAAGCGGAAATAATCAGACAAAAGGACGAAACCCCGATAATGATACTTGACGATGTTTTAAGCGAGCTTGACGCAGGCAGACAGCGTTTTGTACTCAATCATATCATTAATTCACAGGTTTTTATTACTTGTTGTAATATAAATGACGTTAAAGAATTAAAAAACGGAAAAGTCTGGAAAGTAGAAAACGGCATTTTCACGGAGGAATGA
- a CDS encoding DUF370 domain-containing protein, which translates to MYIHIGGDITLPSDKIIGIFDIEKTSVNKDVNDYLMKLQKQGRIYYVSYDMPKSFIVTKDYVYISNVSVFTLKRRFADNEIRSEI; encoded by the coding sequence ATGTATATTCATATCGGTGGCGATATAACCTTACCGTCAGATAAAATAATAGGCATATTCGACATTGAAAAGACCTCTGTAAACAAAGACGTAAACGACTATCTTATGAAACTGCAGAAGCAGGGCAGGATCTATTATGTTTCCTACGATATGCCGAAGAGCTTTATTGTCACAAAGGACTATGTATATATCTCAAATGTGTCTGTTTTTACGCTGAAAAGGCGGTTTGCAGATAATGAAATAAGGTCGGAAATATAA
- the gyrB gene encoding DNA topoisomerase (ATP-hydrolyzing) subunit B yields MAEEILDKNVNTVEVDEPEIDGEIKDIEDNTQVEHAYGADDIQILEGLEAVRKRPGMYIGSTGESGLHHLVYEIVDNAIDEALAGYCTEINVKILPGDVIEVTDNGRGIPTGIHPKEKISAATVVYTILHAGGKFGGGGYKVSGGLHGVGASVVNALSEWLELTVYDGKEIHFQRFENGGHYKEQMKVIGTTDKTGTQVRFKPDSTIFHSTEFKYDILLDRLREQAFLNAGLKIVLSDLRDEDKPKQEVLQYEGGIISYVEWLQKKRGAEALHPDVVYIEGLLDNISVEIAFQYNTDFNSETFRSFANNIHTVDGGTHEIAFKNALNKVINDFVKQYKEQQANNNKKSKKKQDEVKEFVPLSGEAIREAINAVISVKLPECEFEGQTKGKLGNPEVRPVVYKITVEKLTYYFEEHPDTIATIAQKCINAQAARDAAKKAMEAKRKSVTDGASLPGKLADCSDTDPEKTEVYIVEGDSAGGSAKQGRDRRFQAILPLWGKMLNVEKARADKVYNNDKLQPVVKALGTGIGEDFDITKLRYGRVVVMADADVDGSHIRTLLLTFFFRFMRPLIEEGHVYLAQPPLFKVFRGKKVRYAFSDEERDAYIAELAGESNAKVDVQRYKGLGEMDPEQLWETTMDPAARTMIKVNLEDAAKADEIFSILMGDKVEPRREFIEQNARYAKDLDI; encoded by the coding sequence ATGGCAGAAGAAATTCTTGATAAAAACGTCAATACCGTAGAGGTTGACGAGCCTGAAATCGACGGCGAAATAAAGGATATAGAGGATAATACACAGGTTGAACACGCTTACGGTGCAGATGATATTCAGATACTTGAAGGTCTTGAAGCGGTAAGAAAAAGACCGGGTATGTATATCGGCTCTACAGGTGAAAGCGGTCTGCATCACCTTGTATACGAGATAGTGGACAATGCCATAGACGAAGCCCTTGCAGGCTATTGTACCGAAATAAACGTTAAGATACTGCCCGGAGATGTTATTGAAGTAACCGATAACGGACGTGGTATACCTACAGGCATTCATCCTAAGGAAAAGATAAGTGCGGCTACTGTCGTATATACGATACTTCACGCAGGCGGTAAGTTCGGCGGAGGCGGATATAAGGTTTCAGGCGGTCTGCACGGCGTAGGTGCGTCTGTTGTAAATGCACTTTCGGAATGGCTTGAGCTTACTGTATATGACGGCAAGGAGATACATTTCCAGCGTTTTGAAAACGGCGGTCATTATAAGGAGCAGATGAAGGTTATCGGCACAACCGATAAGACAGGTACACAAGTACGCTTTAAGCCCGACTCGACTATATTCCACAGCACAGAGTTCAAATATGATATACTGCTTGACAGACTAAGAGAACAGGCTTTTCTGAATGCCGGACTTAAAATTGTTTTAAGCGACCTCAGAGATGAGGACAAGCCTAAGCAGGAGGTCCTTCAGTATGAGGGCGGTATTATCAGCTATGTAGAATGGCTGCAGAAGAAAAGAGGAGCAGAAGCGCTTCATCCCGATGTTGTATATATTGAGGGACTTCTTGATAATATATCCGTTGAGATTGCATTCCAGTACAACACAGACTTCAACAGTGAAACGTTCAGATCGTTTGCAAACAACATTCATACGGTTGACGGCGGTACGCACGAGATTGCATTCAAGAATGCACTGAACAAGGTTATAAACGACTTTGTAAAGCAGTATAAGGAACAGCAGGCTAATAACAATAAGAAGTCCAAGAAGAAGCAGGACGAGGTCAAGGAGTTTGTTCCGCTGAGCGGTGAAGCTATAAGAGAGGCTATAAATGCGGTCATCTCCGTAAAGCTCCCCGAATGCGAATTTGAAGGACAGACAAAAGGTAAGCTCGGTAATCCTGAGGTTCGTCCCGTTGTTTATAAAATAACCGTAGAGAAGCTGACATATTACTTTGAGGAGCATCCCGATACAATAGCTACGATAGCTCAGAAATGTATCAATGCTCAGGCTGCAAGAGATGCGGCTAAGAAGGCTATGGAGGCAAAGAGAAAGTCTGTTACGGACGGTGCAAGTCTGCCCGGAAAGCTGGCTGACTGCTCGGATACCGATCCCGAAAAGACAGAAGTATACATCGTCGAGGGAGATTCTGCGGGCGGTTCTGCAAAGCAGGGACGTGACAGACGTTTCCAGGCTATACTTCCTCTCTGGGGTAAGATGCTGAACGTTGAGAAGGCAAGAGCAGACAAGGTTTATAACAATGATAAGCTACAGCCTGTCGTAAAGGCACTCGGTACGGGTATAGGAGAAGATTTTGATATAACCAAGCTCAGATACGGCAGAGTAGTTGTAATGGCCGATGCCGATGTCGACGGCTCACATATCAGAACACTTCTGCTGACATTCTTCTTCCGCTTTATGCGTCCTCTGATAGAAGAAGGTCATGTTTATCTTGCTCAGCCTCCGCTGTTCAAGGTGTTCAGAGGCAAAAAGGTAAGATATGCGTTCAGTGACGAGGAGAGAGATGCCTATATTGCCGAGCTTGCAGGCGAAAGCAACGCAAAGGTTGACGTTCAGCGTTATAAAGGTCTTGGTGAGATGGATCCCGAACAGTTATGGGAAACGACAATGGACCCTGCTGCAAGAACAATGATAAAGGTTAATCTTGAGGATGCTGCAAAGGCTGACGAGATATTCTCGATACTTATGGGTGACAAGGTTGAACCCAGACGTGAATTTATAGAGCAGAATGCAAGATACGCAAAGGATCTTGATATATAA
- a CDS encoding DUF6442 family protein → MNDEILNNNEEQPDEKELLRQRREEQIERVKAQYETDVKEKAEAKVRMEKEQELEKELAPFITVRKGLIALCGLMWFFAAFCLLTGTLEMKIFLPMCMFALAALAGVNVPIFVKKKKIFDGIIAGICTVICFVTGVIILMFG, encoded by the coding sequence ATGAATGATGAAATTTTAAATAATAACGAGGAGCAGCCCGATGAAAAGGAGCTGTTAAGACAGCGCAGGGAAGAACAGATAGAGCGTGTCAAGGCTCAGTATGAAACCGATGTAAAGGAAAAGGCTGAAGCTAAAGTAAGAATGGAAAAGGAGCAGGAGCTTGAAAAGGAGCTTGCACCGTTTATCACCGTCAGAAAAGGTCTTATAGCATTATGCGGTCTTATGTGGTTTTTTGCGGCATTCTGTCTGCTTACAGGCACGCTTGAAATGAAAATATTCCTGCCTATGTGTATGTTTGCACTTGCGGCTCTTGCGGGTGTTAATGTACCGATATTTGTAAAGAAAAAGAAAATATTTGACGGCATTATAGCCGGAATATGTACCGTGATCTGTTTTGTTACAGGTGTGATTATATTGATGTTCGGATAA
- a CDS encoding YcxB family protein: MEELLLKIKYSMTLDEIGEGFKLFQKKYQFKKSLVFTLVYLIALGLGIDFLIRDHTGIYGYILVGLSLGMIFYTWYKPVLIRKKLIATISSLAEETYTAEFYRDRIQITTVIEEPVIAENETETEEETDSPAKDEPHEEEEQEEVVTNLYFGSDYLDAMENEQMFLLFVNRQNIYIFSKKCLSEEEQNKLREIFTEKSIL; encoded by the coding sequence ATGGAAGAATTACTGTTAAAAATTAAATACAGCATGACGCTTGACGAGATAGGCGAGGGATTCAAGCTGTTTCAGAAGAAATATCAGTTTAAGAAATCGCTGGTTTTCACGCTTGTTTATCTTATAGCGCTGGGACTTGGCATTGATTTTCTGATTAGAGATCATACCGGTATCTACGGCTATATTTTGGTCGGCCTGTCGCTCGGTATGATATTCTATACCTGGTACAAGCCTGTGCTTATAAGAAAAAAGCTGATTGCAACTATAAGCTCACTTGCCGAAGAAACATATACGGCTGAGTTTTACCGTGACAGGATACAGATAACGACCGTAATTGAAGAACCTGTTATAGCGGAAAATGAAACCGAAACGGAGGAAGAAACCGATTCTCCCGCAAAGGACGAACCTCACGAGGAGGAAGAGCAGGAAGAAGTAGTTACAAATCTTTATTTTGGCTCTGATTATTTAGACGCTATGGAAAATGAGCAGATGTTTTTACTGTTTGTAAACAGACAGAATATTTATATTTTCTCAAAGAAATGTCTTTCCGAAGAAGAACAGAACAAGCTGAGAGAAATATTTACCGAAAAATCAATACTCTGA
- the gyrA gene encoding DNA gyrase subunit A, protein MEKDVKEFSTATEKLIQVDIEKEMRESFLQYSMAVLVSRALPDVRDGMKPVHRRIIYTMNEADNTSSKPYRKCAYTVGEVLGKYHPHGDASVYDALVRLAQDFSMRYPLIDGHGNFGSVDGDPPAAYRYTEARMAKIASELLKDIKKDTIDWGKNYDDKLDEPTVLPVKFPNLLVNGSVGIAVGMATNIPPHNLNEVCDAIVARMDNPECSIEEILQYIKGPDFPTGGIIMGYSGIRSAYYTGRGKITLRGKAEIVEEGNHSRIIVTEIPYMVNKSKLLETTGQLMRDKRIEGISNLRDESDKDGMRIVYELKRDVNAQVVLNKLYSFTQLQDTVGVIMIALVNGEPKQLTLLEILDNYIAFQKQIITRRTAFDLKKARERAHILQGFLLAIDNIDEVISILRSSKSVQEGKERLMERFKEDDLAKLLQRAMGENYKDVHFEHEIGLSEEQADAIVQMRLGQLTGLERDKVISELAEIMEKINDFLDILSSDERVKEIIKEEITAIKEKYGDERRTAIEPVSGEVDIEDLIPEEECVLTYTNIGYIKRQPVDVYNLQKRGGKGVSGMKQREEDFVEDMFISSTHDNILFITNYGNMYKLKCYEVPEGSKQSRGTNIVNLLQLDEGERIAAMMKTSDFAENKYFICVTKYGKIKRTPLYDFRNVRKNGLRAITLAEGDEIAAAHLTEGDSSIIVATHLGMAIHFSEDKIRSMGRLAAGVRAIKLREDDYIVGAAKVYSDDMRILTVTDKGYGRLSALSDYRMQNRGGNGLKNYKIRDDRGYVCGIRSIQADDDVILISTDGVIIRIRANDLRVMRRTGLGVRVMKLSDEDRVVTFTRTEHDETADIEEVEQASDEEIAAAEAEAEAEVIEDEPETNEEE, encoded by the coding sequence ATGGAAAAAGACGTTAAAGAATTCAGCACAGCCACTGAAAAACTGATACAGGTAGACATAGAAAAGGAAATGCGTGAGAGCTTTCTTCAGTATTCTATGGCGGTGCTGGTATCAAGAGCTTTACCTGATGTAAGGGACGGCATGAAGCCTGTACACAGAAGAATCATATACACGATGAACGAGGCTGACAATACATCAAGCAAGCCGTACAGAAAATGTGCCTATACGGTAGGTGAGGTTCTCGGTAAATACCATCCTCACGGTGACGCATCGGTATATGACGCACTGGTAAGACTTGCACAGGATTTCTCAATGAGATACCCTCTTATCGACGGTCACGGAAACTTCGGTTCGGTAGACGGCGACCCGCCTGCCGCTTACCGTTATACAGAAGCGAGAATGGCAAAGATAGCATCCGAGCTTCTGAAGGATATAAAGAAGGATACTATCGACTGGGGAAAGAACTACGATGATAAGCTGGACGAGCCTACTGTTCTTCCGGTAAAATTTCCGAATCTTCTTGTAAACGGTTCTGTAGGTATAGCTGTAGGTATGGCTACAAATATACCTCCTCATAACCTTAACGAAGTATGTGACGCTATAGTTGCACGAATGGATAATCCTGAATGCAGCATAGAAGAAATACTTCAGTATATTAAGGGACCCGACTTTCCTACCGGCGGTATAATCATGGGATACAGCGGAATACGCTCCGCATATTATACAGGTCGTGGCAAGATTACATTAAGAGGTAAAGCAGAGATAGTGGAAGAAGGTAACCATTCAAGAATCATCGTTACCGAGATTCCTTATATGGTAAACAAATCAAAGCTGCTTGAAACTACCGGACAGCTTATGCGTGACAAGCGTATCGAAGGCATTTCAAATCTTCGTGATGAGAGTGACAAGGACGGTATGCGTATTGTCTATGAGCTTAAGAGAGATGTAAATGCGCAGGTGGTTCTTAATAAGCTGTATTCATTCACACAGCTGCAGGATACTGTCGGCGTTATTATGATTGCACTTGTAAACGGCGAGCCTAAGCAGCTGACACTTCTTGAGATACTGGATAACTATATAGCGTTCCAGAAGCAGATAATTACAAGAAGAACAGCATTTGATCTTAAGAAAGCAAGAGAAAGAGCGCATATTTTACAGGGCTTCCTGCTTGCTATTGATAACATTGACGAGGTAATTTCCATCCTGCGTTCAAGTAAGTCTGTACAGGAAGGTAAAGAGCGTCTGATGGAGCGATTCAAGGAAGATGACCTTGCAAAGCTGTTACAGAGGGCTATGGGAGAGAACTATAAGGATGTTCATTTTGAACACGAGATCGGACTTTCCGAAGAACAGGCGGACGCTATTGTTCAGATGAGATTAGGACAGCTGACAGGACTTGAACGTGACAAGGTTATTTCCGAGCTTGCCGAAATTATGGAGAAGATAAATGACTTCCTTGATATACTTTCAAGCGATGAGAGAGTAAAAGAAATAATCAAGGAAGAGATCACAGCTATCAAGGAAAAATACGGCGATGAGAGAAGAACCGCCATTGAGCCGGTAAGCGGAGAAGTGGATATAGAGGACCTTATCCCCGAAGAAGAATGTGTACTTACCTATACTAATATCGGATATATCAAGCGTCAGCCTGTAGATGTATATAATCTGCAGAAGCGTGGCGGTAAGGGCGTATCGGGTATGAAGCAGAGAGAAGAGGACTTCGTTGAGGATATGTTCATAAGCTCTACGCACGACAATATTTTATTTATTACAAATTATGGTAATATGTATAAATTGAAGTGCTATGAAGTACCTGAGGGTTCCAAGCAGAGCAGAGGCACAAACATAGTAAATCTGTTACAGCTTGACGAAGGTGAACGTATTGCGGCAATGATGAAAACAAGTGATTTTGCCGAGAACAAGTATTTCATCTGTGTTACCAAGTACGGAAAAATCAAGAGAACGCCGCTTTATGATTTCAGAAACGTGAGAAAGAACGGTCTGAGAGCGATTACGCTTGCAGAGGGCGATGAAATAGCAGCCGCACATCTTACTGAGGGTGACAGCTCGATTATAGTTGCTACACATCTTGGTATGGCAATACATTTCAGTGAAGATAAAATAAGAAGCATGGGAAGACTTGCCGCAGGTGTAAGAGCAATAAAACTGCGTGAGGACGACTATATTGTTGGTGCCGCCAAGGTATACAGTGATGATATGAGAATACTTACCGTAACAGATAAGGGATACGGCAGGCTCAGTGCGCTGAGTGATTATCGTATGCAGAACAGAGGCGGTAACGGTCTTAAGAACTACAAGATAAGAGATGACAGAGGATATGTCTGCGGTATACGTTCTATACAGGCTGACGATGATGTTATACTTATCAGCACTGACGGTGTTATTATCCGTATCCGTGCAAACGATCTCAGAGTGATGAGAAGAACCGGTTTAGGCGTAAGAGTTATGAAGCTGTCTGATGAGGATAGAGTTGTAACATTTACAAGAACCGAGCATGATGAGACTGCGGATATTGAAGAAGTAGAGCAGGCAAGTGATGAAGAGATAGCTGCGGCTGAAGCAGAGGCAGAAGCTGAAGTTATTGAGGACGAGCCTGAAACAAACGAAGAAGAATAA